The genomic segment GATAAGAAACCGTACCTTTTTCTTTATGATCGAGTAACGCTTGATAGATTGGCGCATAGTTTTGATTCATTTAAATCTCCCTGTCATCCGTCTAGCCTTATTTTAGCAAACTAACAGATGCAATGCCTGATGTATACGTAACAAATTAGATAAAAAAACGATGTCCTAAGTGTAAGAACATCGTCTGGCATTTTATGAAGAAGTAACTTTTTTAAGTTGTTCTAAATAATACTTATATTTCGGATCTGAAGTTTCTGTAGAGATTATCTCTTTTTCACATTCTATGCAAAGATATGATGTATATAAACGGATGCCATATTCTTTATACCTGTCACAAACCACACATAGTTCCTCTGGCAATTGCTTAGCAGCTGTTGTATCCAACATCTCCACCTCCCGTACCCTCCATTCTTTCCATAAACCAACTATTGTATACTATTTTCAGTATATTCTAATTAATAATTGGTTTTTTAGCCTATATCAATCTATGATGTTACCTCTTCAATCGTGTATGTCTCCCTATAAGTTTTATTTCCTAGGAAAAGGGTATTTTTTTACTGTTCCTGAATAATACAAAATCAGATCGATTCATCTATAGACAAGATGTCGCTTAGTGAGACCTCCATGTATGAAAACATGCTGACTTCTGGATTTGTCATGGGGGCTATTCCGTTCGTTCATTAATCCCGTCTGGGTACTAGTTTCAGCTTCAAAGTACCCGAGGCATCATTGCTTTAAGGGTTTTTGAAAATGGGTCGCTACTCTTCAGGTCTACTTCTTTAGATACACTTTTAAGGAAGACTGATGAATAATTTTCCCCGGGGGGTATTTTATCTATTAATCCCGTCTGGTCTTCATATATTCCCGT from the Peribacillus sp. FSL H8-0477 genome contains:
- a CDS encoding sigma factor G inhibitor Gin gives rise to the protein MLDTTAAKQLPEELCVVCDRYKEYGIRLYTSYLCIECEKEIISTETSDPKYKYYLEQLKKVTSS